One genomic window of Fusarium verticillioides 7600 chromosome 2, whole genome shotgun sequence includes the following:
- a CDS encoding beta-glucosidase: MGSHQFDESIKGALPRDFIWGFATAAAQVEGAWNKDGKGLSIWDTFAHIPGKVKDGSSGDDAVKSYDLYKTDVEWLRKYKVTGYRFSLSWSRIIPMGGKDDPVNEEGISYYSRLIDELLANKITPFVTLFHWDIPQALEDRYGGMLNKDAYTPDFVRYARVCFERFGDRVKNWITYNEPGVYSLAGYAAGVHAPGRSSFRDRNEEGNSSTEPFIVSHTELVSHAYVADMYKREFKPKQKGIIMITLHGNWSEPWDVDDPLDQEASERAREFEIAWFGDPLYKTGDYPESMRAQLGDRLPRFTPEESRLVLGSSESYGMNSYSAFYVRHRDGPADINDHLGNVEKLDENKKGEWRGPMSDTYWLRTTPWGWAKLLRWIWNRYGIPIYITENGTTAQGEHGWKPKSPDDVLEDSFRVDFYKSYLTEVAKASQEGIVIKSYFGWTFTDNWEWAAGFSDRFGATWIDFESEDKTRYAKRSGYFLGAFLNHLISKN; the protein is encoded by the coding sequence ATGGGTTCTCACCAATTTGACGAGTCCATCAAAGGTGCCTTGCCCCGTGACTTCATTTGGGGTTTTGCCACAGCGGCAGCTCAAGTTGAAGGCGCTTGGAACAAGGACGGTAAAGGCTTATCGATATGGGATACCTTTGCTCATATTCcaggcaaggtcaaggatggcaGTTCTGGTGAcgatgctgtcaagtctTATGATCTTTACAAGACCGATGTTGAGTGGCTTCGCAAGTACAAAGTCACAGGTTATCGGTTCTCACTCTCATGGTCACGAATCATCCCTATGGGCGGGAAAGATGACCCTGTCAACGAGGAGGGTATATCATACTACAGTCGACTGATCGACGAGCTTCTTGCAAACAAGATCACTCCATTCGTCACGCTCTTTCACTGGGACATCCCTCAGGCTTTAGAAGATCGTTATGGGGGAATGCTAAACAAGGATGCATACACTCCTGACTTTGTTCGTTATGCCCGGGTATGTTTTGAGCGCTTCGGCGACCGTGTCAAGAACTGGATCACATACAATGAGCCTGGCGTCTATTCCCTCGCTGGTTATGCCGCTGGAGTACACGCTCCAGGAAGGTCCAGCTTTCGTGATCGCAATGAAGAAGGGAACAGCAGCACAGAACCCTTCATCGTCAGTCACACGGAGCTTGTGTCGCATGCCTACGTAGCCGACATGTATAAGCGCGAGTTCAAACCCAAGCAAAAAGGCATTATCATGATTACTCTTCATGGTAATTGGTCTGAGCCATGGGATGTCGATGATCCGCTAGACCAGGAAGCTTCGGAACGAGCAAGAGAGTTTGAGATCGCCTGGTTCGGTGACCCTTTGTACAAGACTGGTGATTATCCAGAGTCAATGCGTGCGCAGCTAGGCGACCGTCTTCCGAGATTCACACCAGAAGAAAGCAGGCTTGTATTGGGGAGTTCAGAGTCTTATGGGATGAACTCGTACTCAGCTTTCTACGTCCGTCATCGCGACGGACCTGCTGATATTAATGACCACTTGGGCAATGTTGaaaagcttgatgagaataaGAAAGGAGAATGGCGAGGACCCATGAGCGACACATACTGGCTGCGAACTACTCCCTGGGGCTGGGCTAAGTTACTCCGCTGGATCTGGAACCGCTATGGCATACCCATCTACATTACTGAGAATGGTACTACGGCGCAGGGTGAGCATGGCTGGAAGCCAAAAAGTCCCGACGATGTTTTGGAAGACTCCTTCAGGGTTGACTTTTACAAGAGTTACCTCACAGAAGTCGCCAAGGCATCACAGGAGGGTATTGTAATCAAGTCATATTTTGGGTGGACTTTTACTGATAACTGGGAATGGGCTGCTGGTTTCTCAGATCGCTTTGGTGCAACGTGGATTGATTTTGAGTCTGAAGATAAGACGAGGTATGCTAAGAGGTCTGGGTACTTCCTTGGGGCGTTTCTTAATCATCTCATTAGCAAGAATTGA